Proteins encoded within one genomic window of Polycladomyces zharkentensis:
- a CDS encoding cation-translocating P-type ATPase yields the protein MQNEQIRCIHALPGRIRILVSSCKGNQKKASDLAAFLTRQTGVRKVNPCVVTGRMLIFYDPTQLTKDGVLELILSAVQRPSSDHSVSAAEQRPTVSPSQIRHRARVEVAASATPLPDDQSAIGVDTFRLHRSTSLPFTVSLLGLGAIGAKQAFMGKSALARGPVPFYLSSLISVATGYPFLKRGLEKLRVRKKWNTDLILGTAAFALALVRENLVVLAGLSIIQYINWKYHRKRRESPNTFDYVPSDIQDYSRRAEKWGGLLAGATWAVTKDPLRGLAVLLGANPRTASISVEPAWKSAELRCREKGLSIPENGSLPQLARTKTFLFENDSLLFSPDSRELFCMTGEGDEARFWCWTASLLQKTKHPWKEEILQKAGKTGRTIRTAFRVREEDEGVYGRIQNHDVFFGTLRYLQRFGLDGGPYLLPAKRLMRQGYQVWFTVVQTGNISQVQGILYRSTGETTPFFERFQRYRQPEWTIAVLETSVAKADVLQRYRIDTSWSSLGPDEIKKRIECLRKRGEDVIWVASSRTASVKETMLGQKLPRTTGNLLHSVMEARQIAERTDQMIYQHVRVSKFWNVLGPLLALPFRVSAFTINLIADALSLIFLTRVKPDEKRPVNALWKNNKQVLQEVSATSEAFLSEPDLRWHEKTASDVLRYFQVEQSQGLDPSRVQELKRQYGENRLQTRQKKSWWVSFLEQFKEFTTLLLVGTTALSFLTGDVFHGLAMGAVLLANAAVGAMQERKAEKVVEALNEYQPPVTCVIRNGQTVETSGTDLVPGDVVCLKAGDRVPADLRLLLSWNLEVNESVLTGESVAVRKSPEPVAADVPLSDRGNMLYMGTDVIRGKGIGIVVNTGAQTEMGRILAGNISEKQTTPLQQRITSMSKTFVKGAVIVAATVCLTGLMRGVPLTEMVSTSIALAGSAIPEGLPVTVTIALSAGIFRMTRKNALIRRLSTLETLGRITVICSDKTGTLTQNEMTVKKIATLNEEWRVEGSGYSPKGNIIAEGSGKTLQKDHPEVSRMLQISLLCNNSEIIEEEGRWTVKGDPTEGALLALVQKAQMQENRSEWTRIHEIPFDSANGRMTVACKKREETCYLFSKGSLESILPLCDRIQSGGQIIPLTENEKAAILRKHEALASEALRVLAFAYREAEDLENEENCPEENNLIFLGIMGMIDPPKPDVAESIDQARKLGVKTVMITGDHPMTAITIAKQIGIYSGETSVITGRELDQIDDEELDRRIPSISIFARVTPEHKLRIVNAYQKRGEVVAMTGDGVNDTPAIKQANVGIAMGLTGTEVTKEAADMVLKTDHFASIVEGVKEGRTIISNIRKAVGCLLTGNLAEIIITGAAVIAGLPMPLIPIQILLMNLMTDALPAMILAVNPGNKTKQTRRTDIVDRSLYTKVVTRGALLSAGALGLFMMQLRRGSSLLVAQTTVFATLVLGELIQTLSWRQEGSEERLSEWAKDRFLTGALSISLLTLLGSIYIPPVARFLHTAPLSLRDWGPIVLVAGLVSKVSEPLIAMLSGKDRPMTNRTTPRLGGTTA from the coding sequence GTGCAAAACGAACAGATTCGCTGCATTCACGCGTTGCCCGGACGGATTCGTATCCTGGTATCGTCATGTAAAGGAAATCAGAAAAAGGCTTCTGATTTAGCCGCCTTTTTGACACGGCAAACCGGTGTCCGGAAGGTGAACCCGTGTGTTGTCACCGGGCGTATGCTGATCTTTTATGATCCGACCCAGTTGACAAAAGACGGGGTACTGGAATTGATTCTGTCTGCTGTGCAGCGCCCTTCCTCCGATCATTCGGTATCAGCAGCCGAGCAACGACCGACAGTCTCCCCTTCGCAAATCCGTCACCGCGCAAGAGTGGAAGTCGCCGCTTCCGCGACGCCCTTGCCTGATGATCAATCGGCGATTGGAGTCGATACATTCCGGCTCCATCGGTCGACTTCACTACCCTTCACCGTTTCTCTGCTCGGTTTGGGAGCCATCGGTGCAAAGCAGGCGTTTATGGGGAAATCCGCCCTGGCAAGAGGACCGGTTCCTTTTTACCTGTCCAGCTTGATCTCCGTGGCTACGGGTTACCCTTTTTTGAAACGGGGATTGGAAAAATTACGTGTGCGAAAAAAGTGGAACACCGATCTGATCCTCGGAACAGCCGCCTTTGCACTGGCGCTTGTTCGCGAAAACTTGGTTGTGTTGGCCGGTCTGAGCATCATCCAATACATCAACTGGAAATATCACCGGAAAAGAAGAGAATCACCCAACACCTTTGACTATGTACCGTCAGATATCCAAGATTACAGTCGACGGGCGGAAAAATGGGGAGGACTGTTGGCAGGGGCCACCTGGGCGGTAACCAAGGACCCCCTTCGAGGATTGGCTGTCTTGTTGGGGGCCAATCCCCGAACTGCTAGCATCTCTGTAGAGCCTGCCTGGAAAAGTGCGGAACTCCGCTGCCGGGAGAAAGGGTTGTCCATCCCTGAAAACGGTTCGCTCCCTCAATTGGCCCGGACCAAAACGTTTTTGTTTGAAAATGATTCGCTTTTATTCTCTCCGGACAGCCGAGAACTGTTTTGCATGACGGGCGAAGGGGACGAAGCACGGTTTTGGTGCTGGACCGCTTCTCTGTTGCAAAAAACAAAGCATCCCTGGAAAGAGGAAATCCTTCAAAAGGCCGGTAAAACGGGACGGACCATCCGAACCGCTTTCCGCGTTCGGGAAGAGGATGAGGGTGTGTATGGGCGGATCCAAAACCATGACGTCTTTTTCGGGACGCTCCGATACCTGCAGCGATTCGGATTGGACGGCGGACCCTATCTTCTCCCGGCCAAACGGTTGATGCGGCAAGGTTATCAGGTGTGGTTCACCGTTGTCCAAACCGGCAATATAAGCCAAGTACAAGGGATCCTGTACCGTTCCACAGGAGAGACCACCCCGTTCTTTGAGCGATTTCAACGATATCGCCAGCCTGAATGGACAATCGCCGTGTTGGAAACGTCTGTCGCCAAAGCGGACGTATTGCAACGTTATCGGATCGACACCAGTTGGTCCTCCCTTGGTCCCGATGAAATCAAAAAACGGATTGAATGCCTCCGTAAACGGGGAGAAGATGTGATTTGGGTGGCATCTTCCCGAACCGCATCAGTAAAGGAGACGATGTTGGGACAGAAGCTGCCCCGTACCACAGGAAATCTCCTTCACTCGGTGATGGAGGCCCGTCAAATCGCGGAACGGACCGACCAAATGATCTACCAACATGTTCGGGTATCTAAATTTTGGAATGTCTTAGGACCCTTGTTGGCTCTCCCGTTCCGGGTCAGTGCGTTTACCATCAATTTGATAGCCGATGCCCTTTCGCTCATCTTTTTAACCAGGGTAAAACCGGATGAAAAGAGGCCGGTAAACGCTTTGTGGAAAAACAATAAACAAGTCTTGCAGGAGGTTTCCGCCACTTCTGAGGCTTTTCTTTCCGAGCCCGATCTCCGCTGGCATGAAAAAACGGCTTCCGATGTGCTGAGATACTTTCAAGTGGAACAAAGCCAGGGGTTGGACCCCTCCAGAGTGCAGGAGCTGAAAAGGCAATACGGCGAAAACCGACTGCAAACCCGTCAGAAAAAATCGTGGTGGGTATCTTTCTTGGAGCAGTTTAAAGAGTTTACTACCCTGTTACTGGTAGGAACAACCGCACTGTCTTTTTTGACCGGAGACGTTTTTCACGGTCTGGCCATGGGCGCGGTATTGTTGGCCAACGCCGCTGTGGGGGCCATGCAGGAGCGAAAAGCGGAAAAAGTGGTGGAGGCGCTGAACGAGTACCAGCCACCGGTGACCTGTGTCATCCGTAATGGACAAACGGTGGAGACATCGGGAACTGATTTGGTTCCGGGAGATGTAGTCTGCCTGAAAGCGGGAGATCGTGTTCCTGCTGATCTGCGTCTTCTCCTTTCCTGGAACCTGGAGGTCAATGAATCGGTGTTGACGGGGGAATCTGTAGCCGTCAGAAAAAGCCCGGAACCCGTGGCAGCCGATGTTCCCCTTTCCGATCGAGGCAACATGCTCTATATGGGAACGGATGTCATCCGCGGCAAAGGGATCGGCATTGTGGTCAACACCGGAGCCCAAACGGAAATGGGACGTATCCTGGCCGGGAATATTTCTGAAAAGCAAACAACGCCCCTTCAACAGCGGATCACTTCCATGAGCAAAACCTTTGTAAAAGGAGCGGTGATCGTTGCTGCAACAGTTTGTTTAACCGGCCTTATGCGAGGTGTTCCCTTGACCGAAATGGTCAGCACATCCATTGCGCTGGCGGGTTCCGCTATTCCCGAAGGGCTTCCCGTGACGGTCACGATCGCTCTGAGCGCCGGCATTTTTCGGATGACCCGCAAAAACGCACTGATCCGGCGCTTGTCCACTTTGGAAACTTTAGGGAGAATCACGGTGATCTGCTCTGACAAGACCGGCACGCTCACTCAAAATGAAATGACCGTGAAAAAGATCGCGACGTTGAACGAAGAATGGCGTGTGGAAGGAAGCGGTTATTCTCCAAAAGGAAACATCATCGCCGAAGGATCGGGAAAAACGCTGCAAAAAGACCATCCTGAAGTGAGTCGAATGTTGCAAATCAGCCTGCTGTGCAACAACAGCGAAATTATAGAGGAAGAGGGGCGATGGACGGTCAAGGGTGACCCCACGGAGGGAGCCTTATTAGCCTTGGTTCAAAAAGCACAGATGCAGGAGAATCGTTCCGAGTGGACGCGTATCCATGAAATTCCCTTCGATTCCGCCAACGGCAGGATGACGGTGGCTTGTAAAAAGAGGGAAGAAACCTGCTATCTGTTTTCCAAAGGAAGCTTGGAATCCATTTTGCCGCTGTGCGATCGTATTCAATCCGGCGGACAAATCATCCCGCTGACAGAAAATGAAAAAGCGGCCATCCTCCGCAAGCATGAGGCATTGGCGAGTGAAGCTCTTCGGGTTCTGGCTTTTGCCTACCGCGAGGCGGAGGACCTGGAGAATGAGGAAAATTGTCCGGAAGAAAACAACCTCATCTTCCTCGGCATCATGGGCATGATCGATCCACCGAAACCAGATGTGGCGGAAAGTATCGATCAAGCAAGAAAACTGGGGGTCAAAACAGTGATGATCACCGGTGACCATCCCATGACAGCCATCACCATCGCCAAACAAATCGGGATCTACAGCGGTGAAACCAGTGTGATCACAGGACGGGAATTGGATCAAATCGATGATGAGGAATTGGATCGCCGGATTCCATCGATCTCCATCTTTGCACGGGTAACACCAGAACACAAACTCCGGATCGTCAACGCCTATCAAAAACGGGGCGAAGTCGTGGCCATGACCGGAGACGGTGTCAATGATACCCCTGCAATCAAACAGGCTAACGTAGGGATCGCCATGGGGTTGACCGGAACCGAAGTAACCAAGGAAGCGGCGGACATGGTTTTGAAAACCGACCACTTTGCCTCCATCGTGGAAGGGGTGAAAGAGGGTCGAACCATTATCAGCAATATCCGCAAAGCGGTTGGATGCTTGCTGACCGGCAATTTGGCGGAGATCATCATCACCGGCGCAGCTGTCATCGCCGGTTTACCGATGCCGCTGATCCCCATCCAAATCCTGCTGATGAATTTGATGACGGATGCATTGCCTGCGATGATTTTGGCGGTCAACCCGGGGAATAAAACCAAACAAACCCGTCGCACCGACATAGTGGACCGCTCTTTGTACACGAAAGTGGTTACCCGTGGTGCACTGTTGAGTGCCGGAGCGCTCGGGCTGTTCATGATGCAACTGCGTCGCGGCAGTTCATTGCTCGTCGCTCAAACGACCGTATTTGCCACCTTGGTGCTGGGTGAGCTGATCCAGACTTTGTCCTGGCGGCAGGAAGGTTCGGAAGAACGTCTCTCAGAGTGGGCCAAAGACCGTTTTCTTACGGGTGCACTGAGTATAT
- a CDS encoding TatD family hydrolase: MEKGMSLIDTHVHLDQFPEEEVPEIMVRARQAGVNHVVAVASGADSCLRLLEWKRRFPDWLTIAFGVHPERETDEAEVDTVVGLIRQHREEIGAIGEVGLPYYTLAESRQKQSPSPHAVARLSRFLSLAAELDLPVVLHAVHETAEPVRLLLRRYGVKQAVFHWLKAPADVLQHIVDDGYLISVTPDMLHRERDRELARQVPLSQLLLETDAPWEYGGKRAEPAWVKLVAEEVARVKGVTVRQVCRQTTDNARRLFSNDGSMATGW; encoded by the coding sequence GTGGAGAAGGGAATGTCGCTGATTGACACCCATGTTCATTTGGATCAATTCCCCGAGGAAGAAGTGCCGGAAATCATGGTGCGTGCCCGGCAAGCGGGCGTGAACCATGTGGTGGCTGTGGCATCGGGGGCGGACTCGTGTCTCCGTTTATTGGAGTGGAAACGGCGGTTTCCGGATTGGCTGACCATCGCTTTCGGCGTTCACCCGGAGCGGGAGACGGATGAGGCGGAAGTGGATACGGTGGTCGGGTTGATCCGGCAACATCGTGAGGAGATCGGCGCCATTGGGGAAGTGGGATTGCCGTATTACACACTGGCGGAATCCCGGCAAAAACAATCGCCCTCTCCCCATGCGGTTGCCCGTTTGTCCCGTTTTCTTTCGTTGGCGGCGGAGCTCGATTTGCCGGTGGTGTTGCATGCCGTCCACGAAACGGCGGAACCGGTTCGACTGCTGTTGCGACGATATGGGGTGAAACAGGCGGTGTTCCACTGGCTCAAAGCGCCCGCTGATGTGTTGCAGCACATTGTGGATGACGGTTATCTCATCTCGGTGACACCGGACATGCTTCACAGGGAACGGGACCGTGAGTTGGCCCGCCAAGTACCTTTGTCCCAGTTGTTGTTGGAGACGGATGCGCCGTGGGAATACGGGGGAAAAAGAGCGGAACCGGCATGGGTGAAGCTAGTGGCGGAGGAAGTGGCCAGAGTGAAGGGCGTCACGGTTCGGCAAGTGTGCCGGCAAACAACGGATAATGCACGGCGTCTGTTCAGCAACGACGGATCAATGGCGACGGGGTGGTAA
- the cmpA gene encoding cortex morphogenetic protein CmpA, whose product MPKWLRNQLMRAFYGKDRRQIRFLNACWFTYREKEQGALPPRRH is encoded by the coding sequence ATGCCCAAATGGTTGCGCAATCAGCTGATGCGCGCGTTCTACGGCAAAGACCGCAGGCAGATCCGTTTTCTCAACGCGTGTTGGTTCACGTACCGTGAAAAAGAACAGGGGGCTTTACCACCCCGTCGCCATTGA
- a CDS encoding carboxypeptidase-like regulatory domain-containing protein: MITTAKKVGFALLMLCLIPLLAFCQPNGKETPTNDRDHSQGNRQTDLDRHLVTVTGKVTDTDVRPISKAKYSIDSIRTEVPFSIPEMLYYTDNTGTFTDRLPPGRYKYTFFKEGYETHEQTIEVKKGRNNVFTFRLKKKSN; encoded by the coding sequence ATGATCACGACTGCCAAAAAGGTTGGATTCGCATTGCTGATGTTGTGTCTGATTCCCCTGCTTGCCTTCTGCCAACCAAATGGAAAAGAAACCCCGACCAATGACCGGGATCATTCACAAGGAAACCGGCAAACCGATCTCGATCGGCATCTGGTGACCGTGACCGGAAAAGTGACCGACACCGACGTCCGACCGATCTCGAAAGCGAAATACAGCATTGATTCCATCCGAACCGAAGTACCGTTTTCCATTCCGGAAATGTTGTACTACACCGACAATACGGGTACTTTTACGGACCGGCTTCCCCCCGGTCGATACAAATACACCTTTTTCAAAGAGGGATACGAAACGCACGAACAAACCATAGAAGTGAAAAAGGGTCGAAACAATGTCTTTACATTTCGACTGAAAAAGAAATCAAATTGA
- a CDS encoding trypsin-like serine peptidase, with translation MRGIYRGLAVLCVGLATVVTFLSPVSGSVEAREKSIATNNALETPVTQDGRKGFRKAEADTSGMVKEAGGKAAYVPGYRGTGKGHASGSDPFVSRSIGIDSVIGTDDRTKVSNTTSYPYSAVVKIETDVGECTGWLIGPHTVATAGHCVFDPDLKRWVSWARVYPGKNGSTNPFGVAYATGFRSVVGWTQDLNHEYDYGAIQLDRDIGYQTGWFGYRWQSWSYSGEAETIVGYPGSKDNGTTMWKHTDKIWDDSDTKLYYKNDTSKGQSGAPVWQTRSGCGECGIGIHAYGLDPAISSIYNSGTRINEVRFNNLTDWRNEPLQ, from the coding sequence ATGCGCGGGATCTACAGGGGATTGGCTGTTTTATGTGTCGGTTTGGCAACAGTTGTTACGTTTCTGTCACCGGTGTCAGGGAGTGTGGAAGCGCGGGAAAAAAGTATCGCAACAAACAATGCTCTTGAAACTCCCGTCACTCAAGATGGAAGAAAGGGATTCCGAAAAGCTGAAGCCGATACAAGCGGGATGGTGAAAGAGGCGGGAGGGAAAGCCGCCTACGTGCCCGGTTATCGGGGGACCGGAAAAGGTCACGCATCGGGCAGTGATCCGTTTGTCTCACGATCCATCGGGATCGACTCCGTCATTGGCACGGACGATCGGACCAAGGTGTCCAATACGACTTCCTATCCATACTCTGCCGTAGTCAAAATTGAGACGGATGTGGGTGAATGCACCGGATGGTTGATTGGCCCCCACACGGTGGCAACCGCCGGTCACTGTGTGTTCGATCCCGATTTGAAAAGATGGGTCAGTTGGGCGAGGGTGTATCCCGGTAAAAACGGCAGCACCAACCCGTTCGGTGTTGCCTATGCGACAGGATTCCGGTCCGTTGTCGGATGGACGCAGGATCTGAACCACGAATACGACTACGGGGCGATTCAACTGGATCGGGATATCGGCTACCAGACAGGATGGTTTGGCTACCGTTGGCAATCCTGGTCCTACTCCGGTGAAGCCGAAACAATCGTGGGTTACCCCGGAAGCAAGGACAACGGAACGACGATGTGGAAACACACCGACAAAATCTGGGACGATTCCGACACGAAGTTGTATTACAAAAATGATACGTCTAAAGGCCAAAGCGGAGCCCCTGTATGGCAAACGCGATCCGGTTGCGGAGAATGCGGCATCGGTATACATGCTTACGGGCTGGATCCCGCCATCTCCTCCATCTATAACAGCGGAACCCGAATCAATGAAGTGAGATTCAACAACCTGACCGATTGGAGAAACGAACCGTTGCAATGA
- a CDS encoding thioredoxin family protein: MKLLGGWYEKGATWDEYVGGMQVNKENMLYIYEQYRLPDEDRLFYQQLRDRQWRVIALTADWCGDAMLCNAVLKRIAEAAGFELSFLIRDENLELMDQYLTNGKSRSIPIYIFIDREGRERAVWGPRSPEVQRLVDEMRSQLPDKADPQFERKQKEVFRGFKERILTDQSLWETVNRSIRARLEEALR; this comes from the coding sequence ATGAAGCTTCTGGGGGGCTGGTACGAAAAGGGCGCGACCTGGGATGAATATGTGGGCGGCATGCAAGTGAACAAAGAAAACATGCTGTACATATACGAACAATACCGGCTGCCTGATGAAGATCGGTTGTTCTACCAGCAGTTGCGTGATCGACAATGGCGGGTGATTGCGCTCACGGCGGATTGGTGCGGAGATGCCATGTTGTGCAATGCGGTTTTGAAACGGATCGCGGAGGCGGCAGGATTTGAGCTTTCCTTCCTGATCCGTGACGAGAATTTGGAGTTGATGGATCAGTATTTGACCAACGGCAAATCCCGCTCCATTCCCATCTATATTTTTATTGACAGGGAAGGACGGGAACGGGCGGTGTGGGGCCCGCGCTCTCCGGAAGTACAGCGGTTGGTGGACGAGATGAGAAGTCAGTTGCCGGACAAAGCGGATCCCCAGTTTGAGAGAAAGCAAAAAGAGGTGTTTCGCGGATTCAAGGAACGCATACTGACCGATCAGTCGTTGTGGGAGACGGTGAACCGCAGCATTCGGGCACGGTTGGAAGAAGCGCTACGATAA
- a CDS encoding NAD(P)-dependent oxidoreductase: MQSLRVGFIGLGIMGRSMARNIHRAGFPVTVWNRTERKMAEAREWGAETAASPRAVAKVSDVVITCVGDTPDVREVAEGPEGLLKGAREGLIWVDMSTIAPEATRELAARAAEQGVRMLDAPVSGGDIGAREGTLSIMVGGDAEVLETVRPVLEAMGKNIVHCGPHGAGQTVKACNQILCGLNLLGVVEALAFAKKAGVDLEKMIEVTKQGAGGSWALANLAPRIVKGDLAPGFSVRFQQKDLRIVLQEAEQMNLPLVGTAVVQQLLRSVQAYGGDDDGTHALIRVMERLAGLDFTR; encoded by the coding sequence ATGCAATCTTTACGCGTCGGTTTTATCGGATTGGGGATTATGGGCAGGTCGATGGCTCGTAACATTCACCGCGCAGGCTTTCCGGTTACCGTATGGAACAGGACCGAACGGAAAATGGCGGAAGCAAGGGAATGGGGGGCGGAAACGGCTGCTTCGCCCCGGGCTGTGGCAAAAGTGAGTGACGTGGTGATTACCTGTGTCGGTGACACACCGGATGTGCGGGAAGTAGCCGAAGGGCCTGAAGGGTTGCTGAAAGGGGCCCGTGAAGGGTTGATCTGGGTGGACATGAGTACGATCGCACCTGAGGCAACCCGGGAATTGGCTGCTCGTGCCGCGGAACAAGGCGTCCGCATGCTCGATGCCCCTGTCAGTGGAGGAGATATCGGCGCGCGGGAAGGCACACTGTCCATCATGGTCGGAGGGGACGCCGAGGTATTGGAAACGGTTCGCCCGGTATTGGAAGCGATGGGAAAAAACATCGTGCATTGCGGTCCGCATGGAGCCGGGCAGACGGTCAAAGCGTGCAACCAGATTTTGTGCGGGCTGAATCTGCTGGGCGTGGTGGAGGCCTTGGCATTTGCCAAAAAAGCGGGCGTCGATCTGGAAAAGATGATCGAGGTGACCAAGCAGGGAGCGGGAGGTTCCTGGGCGTTGGCCAACCTGGCGCCCCGAATTGTCAAAGGCGATCTGGCTCCCGGATTTTCGGTCCGTTTCCAGCAAAAAGATTTGCGCATCGTGCTTCAGGAGGCAGAACAGATGAACCTGCCGTTGGTGGGTACGGCGGTGGTGCAACAGTTGCTGCGGTCAGTGCAGGCTTATGGTGGGGATGATGACGGAACCCATGCACTGATTCGGGTGATGGAGCGGTTGGCCGGACTGGATTTTACTCGTTGA
- a CDS encoding ThiF family adenylyltransferase: MDRVRYSRQILFAPIGEKGQSQLQKARVAIVGMGALGSALANHMVRSGVGFVRLIDRDFVEPSNLQRQMLYDESDAREGLPKAVAAERKLRAINSGVRLEAHVTDLTWQNAESLLSDVDLILDGTDNFSVRFLINDVSVKHGIPWIYGGAVSSRGMVFTIRPGITPCLRCLFPDPPAPGTTETCDTAGVIGPIIHIVAAHQAAEALKLLVSDEKALDTRLRHFECWYNHDTAMDVNQNRKPDCPACGQGIWEFLDPADKEPQAVSLCGRDTVQISPSAPQPMNLEHLAKRLAPLGRVEQNRFLLRVDIDPYRLVVFPDGRILVQGTQDPSTARSVVAKYIGA; this comes from the coding sequence GTGGATCGCGTACGATATTCCAGGCAAATCCTGTTCGCTCCCATTGGAGAAAAAGGCCAAAGCCAACTCCAAAAAGCCCGCGTCGCCATTGTCGGCATGGGTGCACTCGGCTCTGCTCTGGCCAATCACATGGTTCGTTCGGGAGTCGGGTTCGTCCGATTGATTGACCGCGACTTTGTCGAACCCAGTAACCTGCAACGACAAATGCTGTATGACGAATCGGATGCACGAGAAGGCTTGCCCAAAGCGGTGGCTGCAGAACGGAAACTCCGCGCCATCAACTCGGGTGTCCGCCTGGAAGCCCATGTCACCGACCTGACTTGGCAAAATGCCGAATCGCTTCTCTCCGACGTCGATCTGATTTTGGACGGTACTGACAATTTCTCCGTGCGTTTTTTGATCAACGATGTCAGTGTCAAACACGGCATCCCGTGGATTTACGGCGGCGCAGTCAGCTCCCGGGGCATGGTGTTCACAATCCGGCCGGGAATCACGCCTTGCCTCCGCTGTCTGTTTCCGGACCCTCCCGCTCCGGGAACGACCGAAACATGCGATACGGCCGGTGTGATCGGGCCGATCATCCACATCGTGGCCGCTCACCAAGCGGCGGAAGCGCTCAAGTTGTTGGTAAGTGACGAAAAAGCCCTGGACACGCGGCTACGACATTTTGAATGCTGGTACAATCATGATACCGCGATGGATGTAAACCAAAACCGGAAACCCGATTGTCCGGCATGCGGCCAAGGCATATGGGAGTTTCTGGACCCAGCGGACAAAGAACCTCAAGCCGTTTCCCTCTGCGGACGGGACACCGTCCAGATCTCCCCATCCGCACCCCAACCGATGAATCTGGAACATCTGGCGAAACGGCTCGCCCCACTCGGACGGGTGGAGCAAAATCGATTTCTGTTGCGGGTCGATATTGATCCTTATCGATTGGTCGTTTTCCCGGATGGGCGCATTTTGGTTCAAGGAACGCAGGACCCGTCGACAGCGCGTTCTGTCGTGGCCAAATATATCGGGGCCTAA
- a CDS encoding molybdenum cofactor biosynthesis protein, with product MKISILLFAGIAEAIGTRQLDMELPDDTTVGDLLEHLANQYPNAAPLLRQSFVSINHDYAAPERSIPPEAEIAIIPPVSGGEEVEDQLMITEEPLSADLLIQKVSNPHAGAVLTFVGTVREFTRGRRTIHLEYEAYAPMALKKMKQITEEISTRWPSARVAMAHRVGRLDIEEISVIIAVATPHRDEAFAAGRYAIERLKAIVPIWKKEKWEDGSEWIGHQQGPWNPMASPEADADTSSGKEQSP from the coding sequence ATGAAAATATCCATCCTATTGTTCGCCGGGATCGCAGAGGCGATCGGTACCCGTCAACTGGATATGGAATTGCCTGATGATACGACTGTCGGTGACTTGTTGGAACATCTGGCGAATCAATATCCGAATGCCGCTCCATTGCTTCGCCAATCGTTTGTATCCATCAACCACGATTACGCCGCTCCGGAACGGTCCATCCCCCCGGAGGCAGAAATTGCGATCATCCCGCCTGTCAGCGGCGGGGAAGAAGTGGAAGATCAGCTGATGATTACGGAAGAGCCTCTTTCTGCCGACTTGCTGATACAAAAAGTCTCCAATCCACATGCCGGGGCGGTGCTGACCTTTGTGGGAACGGTACGCGAGTTTACGCGCGGTCGCCGTACGATCCATTTGGAATATGAAGCATACGCACCGATGGCCCTCAAGAAAATGAAGCAAATCACCGAAGAAATCAGCACACGATGGCCCTCCGCCCGTGTCGCGATGGCACATCGGGTTGGCCGTCTGGACATCGAAGAGATCAGCGTGATCATCGCCGTGGCCACCCCGCACCGTGACGAAGCTTTCGCCGCCGGACGCTATGCCATTGAACGGCTGAAGGCCATCGTCCCCATCTGGAAAAAAGAAAAATGGGAAGACGGGTCGGAATGGATCGGCCACCAACAAGGCCCTTGGAATCCGATGGCTTCGCCGGAAGCGGACGCCGACACGTCTTCAGGAAAGGAGCAATCGCCGTGA
- a CDS encoding Bax inhibitor-1/YccA family protein yields MNPYHYNPGTNVAVAQQRFVMKVFGWMFAGLSLTGIIGLLLVANPDVYLYFEQNPLVFYGILGAEILLLILLPSMLHRISAFTATFFFFLYAALNGINFSLIIAPYTGVTIVYTFFVTAGVFGIFALYGYLTKRDLSSLGNLLFFALLGLILATIANIFMQNDMLDTIILYAGILIFVGLTAYDIQRIKQMSVVGGDEEVTKAAIIGALALYLDFINLFYYLLRLIGDRD; encoded by the coding sequence TTGAATCCATACCACTACAATCCTGGGACGAATGTGGCGGTTGCACAACAGCGGTTTGTCATGAAGGTCTTCGGTTGGATGTTCGCCGGTTTGTCATTGACGGGAATCATCGGTCTTCTTTTGGTGGCTAATCCGGACGTATACTTGTATTTTGAGCAGAATCCGCTGGTCTTTTACGGCATTCTGGGGGCGGAAATTCTCCTGTTGATCTTGTTGCCTTCGATGTTGCACCGTATTTCCGCTTTCACGGCCACATTCTTCTTCTTTTTGTACGCTGCGCTCAACGGTATCAACTTTTCGCTGATCATCGCCCCGTACACCGGTGTGACGATTGTCTACACCTTCTTTGTCACGGCTGGTGTTTTCGGGATTTTCGCCTTGTACGGGTACCTGACCAAACGGGATTTGTCCAGTTTGGGCAACTTGCTGTTTTTCGCACTGTTAGGATTGATCTTGGCAACGATCGCCAATATTTTCATGCAAAACGACATGTTGGATACCATCATTCTGTACGCGGGTATCCTGATCTTCGTCGGTCTGACGGCGTACGACATCCAGCGCATCAAGCAAATGTCCGTGGTCGGCGGTGACGAGGAAGTGACCAAAGCGGCCATTATCGGTGCGCTGGCTTTGTACCTTGACTTTATCAACCTGTTTTATTACTTATTGCGTTTGATCGGTGATCGGGATTAA